In the genome of Polaribacter sp. MED152, one region contains:
- a CDS encoding type IX secretion system membrane protein PorP/SprF, producing MRNVKSFIGKIKCQKQPFLSVLFLLISSFCLSQQLPNYTQYLYNMQIINPAYVGTRAELSMSALSREQWVGLEGAPTTRTFSVNGRTRRGLGIGATFVNDQIGLTTTNNVNVDVSYTLITSKYSRLSFGLKGGVTFFDNNLANAITPDNEINASISGNYPNVGFGAFFYNRKFYAGLSMPYILETPQFYIEENFSEARLATNANYFLTTGYLFELREGVIFKPSTMVRYTANLPLSIDLNANIFYKDKIEAGLSYRHQNSLSALFALIIKEKFRVGYAYDHRFEAFGGNFSTHEFILHIDINLKRNTRWLLSNKCYF from the coding sequence ATGAGAAATGTAAAATCATTTATCGGAAAAATAAAATGCCAAAAGCAACCGTTTTTGAGTGTTCTGTTTTTGCTTATTAGTTCTTTTTGTCTGTCTCAACAACTGCCCAATTACACACAATATTTGTATAATATGCAAATTATAAACCCTGCTTATGTTGGTACAAGAGCAGAATTAAGTATGTCTGCTTTGTCTAGAGAACAGTGGGTTGGCTTAGAAGGTGCACCAACTACAAGAACGTTTTCTGTAAATGGACGAACTAGAAGAGGTCTGGGTATAGGAGCTACCTTTGTAAATGATCAAATTGGTTTAACTACTACTAATAATGTAAATGTTGATGTTTCTTACACTTTAATAACATCAAAATACAGCAGATTGTCTTTCGGTTTAAAAGGGGGTGTCACTTTTTTTGATAACAATTTGGCTAACGCAATTACGCCAGATAATGAAATAAATGCATCCATTTCAGGTAACTATCCTAATGTTGGTTTTGGTGCCTTCTTTTACAATAGAAAGTTTTATGCAGGTTTATCTATGCCTTATATTTTAGAAACACCACAATTTTATATAGAAGAAAATTTTTCTGAGGCAAGGTTGGCTACAAATGCAAATTACTTTTTAACTACAGGTTATCTGTTCGAATTGAGAGAAGGTGTAATTTTTAAACCATCTACAATGGTTAGGTACACAGCTAACTTACCTTTATCAATAGACTTAAATGCTAATATTTTCTATAAAGATAAAATTGAAGCAGGCTTGTCTTATCGTCATCAAAATTCTTTAAGTGCTTTGTTTGCATTAATAATCAAAGAAAAGTTTAGAGTAGGGTATGCTTATGACCATAGGTTTGAAGCTTTTGGAGGTAATTTTAGTACACACGAATTCATTCTTCATATAGATATCAATCTAAAAAGAAACACAAGGTGGTTGTTAAGTAATAAGTGTTATTTCTAA